The uncultured Desulfobulbus sp. genome window below encodes:
- a CDS encoding histidinol phosphate phosphatase domain-containing protein yields the protein MIDFHTHTFFSDGALVPSEHVRRVEQMGYEAIAITDHADSSNIGILIPNLIRVAKELNAVNTTQLVVGVELTHVPPPLIGPLTRECRQLGAQLVVVHGETPVEPVLPGTNRAALEAGVDLLAHPGFITQEEAALAAQKGILLELSGRKGHSLTNGHVAQMARQTGALLAINADAHEPGDFLSAEMAEKVGLGAGLSGDEYMQIRRNMSELLRKLPSLS from the coding sequence ATGATAGATTTCCACACCCATACTTTTTTTAGTGATGGCGCTCTTGTTCCTTCCGAGCATGTTCGTCGGGTTGAACAGATGGGCTACGAGGCAATCGCCATCACGGATCATGCTGATTCCTCTAATATTGGCATCCTCATTCCCAATCTTATTCGAGTTGCCAAGGAACTCAATGCAGTAAACACCACCCAGCTCGTCGTTGGAGTCGAGCTGACCCATGTACCACCACCACTGATCGGGCCGTTAACCAGAGAGTGTCGTCAGTTAGGTGCTCAGTTGGTCGTAGTTCATGGTGAAACACCTGTCGAGCCGGTCCTGCCCGGAACCAACCGCGCTGCCCTGGAAGCAGGGGTTGACCTGCTTGCCCATCCAGGCTTTATTACCCAAGAGGAAGCTGCGCTCGCCGCGCAAAAAGGTATCCTCCTTGAGCTTTCCGGGCGTAAAGGTCACAGTTTAACCAATGGTCATGTTGCGCAGATGGCACGTCAAACAGGTGCATTGCTGGCTATCAACGCTGATGCCCATGAACCAGGTGATTTTCTCTCAGCTGAGATGGCCGAAAAAGTTGGCTTGGGAGCTGGTCTTTCAGGCGATGAATATATGCAAATTCGTCGGAATATGAGTGAGTTGCTTAGAAAACTTCCATCGCTTTCTTAA
- the recJ gene encoding single-stranded-DNA-specific exonuclease RecJ, with product MPHPLYILSPQLNTPETKRFGDQTAHHFRLPPQLGEILYVRGIDTLERVDQFLNPQLTMLPSPDSMKGIKAAVGILLEAYKKNLPLLIHGDYDVDGITSTTLLTAFFREVGISTCYVIPNRLEERYGLSRHSIRRLINQLDSPARGGVLITVDCGITAIDEVEYARQQGLEVIITDHHEPQSQLPQAGAIINPKQADCLFPFSQLAGVGVAFYLVMALRKAFREHGIFDGTQLNLKKYLDLVALGTVADVVPLVGVNRILVRAGLEVLSEKHRPGVHALCERCGIADREILAEDISYRLAPRINASGRLGEPEIGVKLLLAQTSQTAQGPADALDQFNVERKTLELDALEAIEKQCSELIAAGREGLAIYQEGCHPGVLGIVASRIAERYGRPVIIFTDEQVGPDSTSLKGSGRSVAGIHLFDLLEQCKEFISQYGGHAMAIGLTIEQANIERFAKLFNSQVCACGEPLGQGRGIEIDYHFTEKKALTKNFARALHRLQPFGEGNPEPSFLLSRERLMHPKRSNGHLRFRVQANGYVFPGIGFHLAENGHNYKSPHDLVFHLKRSWFRGIEQDQVQATHVLLP from the coding sequence ATGCCACATCCTCTTTATATTTTATCTCCCCAACTGAATACTCCGGAAACGAAACGATTTGGTGACCAAACAGCTCATCATTTTCGTTTGCCTCCGCAGCTCGGTGAGATCCTATATGTTCGTGGTATCGATACCCTTGAACGGGTTGATCAATTTCTCAACCCACAATTAACGATGCTCCCGTCACCTGATTCCATGAAAGGAATTAAGGCCGCTGTAGGTATCCTTCTTGAAGCCTACAAAAAAAATCTGCCTCTCCTCATTCACGGTGACTATGATGTGGACGGCATTACCTCAACCACCTTACTGACAGCGTTTTTTCGCGAGGTTGGCATTTCGACCTGCTATGTCATCCCTAATCGACTCGAAGAGCGGTATGGGCTTTCCAGGCATTCGATCAGACGACTGATCAATCAGCTTGACAGTCCCGCAAGGGGAGGGGTGTTGATCACTGTTGATTGTGGAATTACAGCCATTGATGAGGTCGAATATGCGCGTCAGCAAGGACTTGAGGTCATAATTACCGATCACCATGAGCCTCAATCTCAATTGCCTCAAGCTGGTGCGATTATCAATCCTAAACAGGCTGACTGTCTTTTCCCATTTTCTCAGCTTGCAGGGGTTGGAGTAGCCTTTTATCTGGTTATGGCACTGCGTAAGGCATTTAGAGAACATGGGATTTTCGACGGCACTCAGCTCAACTTGAAAAAATACCTTGATCTTGTGGCCTTGGGGACGGTTGCTGATGTGGTGCCTTTGGTCGGGGTGAATCGTATTTTGGTGCGGGCTGGGCTTGAGGTTTTATCTGAAAAACACCGACCTGGAGTCCATGCACTGTGTGAACGTTGTGGCATTGCCGATCGAGAAATATTAGCCGAAGATATCTCATACCGGCTGGCTCCTCGTATTAATGCCTCAGGCCGGCTGGGAGAGCCTGAAATTGGGGTTAAATTGCTGCTTGCTCAAACTTCGCAGACCGCTCAAGGCCCGGCAGACGCCCTCGATCAGTTCAATGTTGAGCGTAAAACCCTGGAACTCGATGCCCTGGAGGCAATTGAAAAACAGTGCAGCGAGCTGATTGCAGCGGGTAGGGAAGGACTGGCAATTTATCAGGAAGGGTGCCATCCCGGTGTTCTGGGAATTGTTGCATCCCGCATAGCTGAACGGTACGGCCGACCAGTCATTATCTTCACCGACGAGCAGGTTGGGCCCGACTCCACAAGCCTCAAAGGTTCTGGACGATCAGTTGCAGGAATCCATCTCTTTGATTTGCTGGAACAGTGCAAGGAATTTATCTCGCAGTATGGCGGACATGCAATGGCTATTGGGTTGACCATCGAGCAGGCAAACATCGAAAGATTTGCGAAACTTTTTAATTCGCAGGTCTGTGCTTGTGGCGAACCACTTGGACAGGGCAGGGGAATTGAAATTGACTACCACTTCACCGAAAAAAAGGCGCTGACTAAGAATTTCGCACGTGCCCTGCATCGACTCCAACCCTTTGGTGAAGGAAATCCCGAACCGAGCTTTTTGCTCTCCCGTGAACGGCTGATGCATCCAAAGCGCAGTAATGGGCATTTACGTTTTCGCGTTCAGGCAAACGGTTATGTTTTCCCTGGAATCGGGTTTCATCTGGCTGAGAACGGTCATAATTACAAGAGTCCCCATGACCTGGTCTTTCACTTGAAACGATCCTGGTTCCGGGGGATAGAGCAAGATCAGGTCCAGGCAACCCATGTGTTACTGCCTTAA
- the miaB gene encoding tRNA (N6-isopentenyl adenosine(37)-C2)-methylthiotransferase MiaB, giving the protein MSKSLYIKTFGCQMNERDSEIIEQLLAQEGYSPTSEPEGADLILINTCSIREKAEQKVFSLLGQLRDEKKRNPELLLGVTGCVAQQEGEHIRERMPHVDMIVGTQQIYQLPDMVGRLAQKQTSREIATNLDAAFEIPPFQRLLENVSPSPAPQAFKRFVTIMQGCNNFCAYCVVPGTRGREISRPVADILEEVEILARQGVREITLLGQNVNSYGQTNAVAQQAVGFPELLRKVAAVEGIQRLRFTTSHPKDLTDDLMRCFAELDNLCPHFHLPVQAGSNAVLKRMNRKYTVEQYLEKVDGLRSYCPEIALATDIIVGFPGETDADFEATMDLLNQVRYHSSFSFKYSDRPHTRSAEFSDKVPEEIKSQRLAIFQKRQDEISLERNSELLDTTLEVMVELCSEFSIKARTGGNHVVHINEPLTGINPGDLVQARIIHAGNHSLRAVLA; this is encoded by the coding sequence ATGAGTAAAAGCCTCTACATTAAAACCTTTGGCTGCCAGATGAATGAACGCGATTCTGAGATCATCGAGCAGCTGCTTGCCCAGGAAGGGTATAGTCCTACCAGTGAACCTGAGGGAGCGGATCTGATTCTCATCAATACCTGTTCCATTCGGGAAAAGGCAGAGCAAAAAGTTTTCAGTTTACTGGGGCAACTGCGCGATGAGAAAAAACGTAATCCTGAGTTGCTCCTAGGGGTGACTGGCTGCGTTGCTCAACAAGAGGGTGAGCATATTCGCGAGCGGATGCCCCATGTTGATATGATTGTCGGGACCCAGCAGATATATCAACTACCGGATATGGTTGGACGGCTTGCCCAAAAACAGACCAGCAGAGAAATTGCGACAAATCTTGATGCGGCTTTTGAAATTCCTCCCTTTCAAAGACTCCTGGAAAACGTATCCCCCTCCCCTGCTCCCCAGGCATTTAAACGTTTTGTCACCATAATGCAGGGGTGTAACAACTTTTGCGCCTACTGCGTGGTCCCAGGAACCCGTGGCCGTGAGATCAGTCGTCCGGTTGCCGATATTCTTGAAGAGGTGGAAATTCTTGCTCGCCAGGGAGTGCGTGAAATTACTCTTTTGGGGCAAAACGTGAACTCCTATGGGCAGACTAACGCTGTTGCCCAACAAGCTGTTGGCTTTCCCGAACTTCTTCGCAAGGTGGCTGCAGTTGAAGGGATTCAGCGGCTTCGCTTTACAACTTCGCATCCAAAAGATCTCACCGATGATCTGATGCGTTGCTTTGCCGAGCTTGATAATCTTTGTCCACATTTTCATCTACCGGTGCAGGCCGGTTCAAACGCTGTTCTTAAGCGGATGAACAGAAAATATACCGTTGAGCAGTATCTTGAAAAAGTGGATGGGCTGCGCTCCTACTGTCCTGAAATTGCTCTGGCAACAGATATTATCGTCGGCTTTCCCGGAGAGACCGACGCCGATTTTGAGGCCACTATGGACCTGCTCAATCAGGTCCGTTACCACAGTTCCTTTTCCTTTAAGTATTCAGACCGGCCCCATACCCGCTCTGCCGAATTTTCAGATAAGGTTCCTGAAGAGATCAAATCTCAACGGTTGGCGATCTTTCAAAAACGGCAAGATGAAATATCTTTAGAGCGTAATTCTGAGCTTTTGGATACCACACTTGAGGTTATGGTTGAGCTCTGTTCGGAGTTCTCAATCAAAGCTCGGACCGGGGGCAATCATGTGGTTCACATCAATGAACCGCTGACAGGAATCAACCCAGGCGATCTGGTTCAGGCTCGGATTATTCATGCAGGCAACCATTCCCTTCGGGCTGTGCTTGCATAA
- the purB gene encoding adenylosuccinate lyase, with protein MNREIYQEPLVSRYTSRAMQELFSERFKFTQWRKCWVALAEAQHELGLGAVTAEMVAELKANIDNIDFDVATAKEREIRHDVMAHVFAYGQCCPLAEPIIHLGATSQFVVCNTDLFVQKQALQLVKSALIQVIANLEKFCRTHKDLATLGYTHYQPAQPTTVGKRNTLYLQDLLMDLDYVESLEKQLKARGAKGTVGTQATFIELFNGDHEKVRELDRRVAEKLGFDQVFAVTGQTYPRKLDMKTSETLAGIGESAHKFAVDLRLLSNLKVQEEPFASKQVGSSAMAYKRNPMRSERMTGLARKLMGLPVNFGATAANQWFERTLDDSAIRRMDMAQAFLLTDAVLKLYINITSDMVVYPKQIEKHLREELPFMATEKILMACVERGKSRQEMHEVIREHSVAAGFDVKMKGLTNNLLERLSADDRVPFETKELEELIGDYQQFTGRAGMQTTEYLDEHVVPVLEKYQGLLGNVDATISV; from the coding sequence ATGAATCGTGAGATCTATCAGGAACCTTTGGTATCCCGTTACACCAGCCGTGCTATGCAGGAACTGTTTTCCGAACGGTTTAAATTTACCCAGTGGCGCAAATGCTGGGTTGCCCTGGCTGAGGCCCAGCACGAATTGGGACTTGGTGCGGTGACAGCTGAAATGGTCGCTGAGCTGAAAGCCAACATCGACAATATCGATTTTGATGTGGCCACCGCCAAAGAACGTGAGATCCGTCATGATGTCATGGCCCATGTTTTCGCCTATGGACAGTGTTGTCCGCTTGCCGAGCCGATTATCCATCTGGGTGCAACCTCGCAGTTTGTAGTCTGCAACACGGATTTATTTGTCCAAAAACAGGCGCTGCAGCTGGTCAAGTCCGCTTTGATTCAGGTTATTGCCAATCTGGAAAAATTCTGTCGCACTCACAAGGATTTAGCCACCCTGGGCTACACCCATTATCAGCCTGCACAGCCTACCACTGTCGGAAAGCGTAACACCCTGTATCTACAAGATTTATTAATGGATCTTGATTATGTAGAATCACTTGAAAAACAACTCAAGGCCCGAGGTGCTAAGGGCACTGTCGGCACCCAGGCGACCTTTATCGAGCTTTTTAATGGAGATCATGAAAAAGTGCGTGAGCTTGATCGCCGTGTTGCCGAAAAACTTGGGTTTGACCAGGTATTTGCCGTCACCGGGCAGACCTACCCCCGCAAACTCGATATGAAAACCTCGGAAACCCTGGCCGGTATTGGCGAGTCAGCACACAAGTTTGCGGTTGATCTTCGCTTGCTGTCAAATCTCAAAGTCCAGGAAGAGCCCTTTGCCAGTAAACAGGTGGGCAGCTCCGCCATGGCCTATAAGCGCAATCCCATGCGGAGTGAGCGGATGACAGGTCTTGCCCGTAAATTGATGGGACTGCCGGTCAATTTTGGGGCCACTGCGGCAAACCAGTGGTTTGAACGGACATTGGATGATTCGGCTATTCGTCGTATGGATATGGCTCAGGCATTTTTGCTCACAGATGCGGTCTTAAAGCTGTATATCAATATAACAAGTGATATGGTTGTTTATCCGAAACAAATTGAAAAGCACCTCCGTGAAGAACTGCCCTTTATGGCTACTGAAAAAATACTCATGGCCTGTGTCGAGCGTGGCAAAAGCCGCCAGGAGATGCATGAGGTTATTCGCGAGCATTCCGTTGCCGCAGGTTTTGACGTAAAAATGAAAGGCTTGACCAATAACCTCCTCGAGCGCTTGTCTGCAGATGACCGCGTCCCTTTTGAAACCAAAGAACTCGAAGAGCTCATTGGCGATTACCAGCAATTTACTGGACGTGCCGGAATGCAGACCACGGAGTATCTGGATGAGCATGTGGTTCCGGTTTTGGAAAAATATCAGGGATTGTTGGGGAATGTTGATGCCACCATTTCTGTTTGA
- a CDS encoding RNA-binding S4 domain-containing protein: MPQELCVTINTPYIELDKLLKRENFCASGGEARFVISEGMVLVNDQIELRKRKKIYPGDLVSFQGESLRVVAR, translated from the coding sequence TTGCCACAAGAACTTTGTGTGACCATCAATACACCGTATATTGAACTTGATAAACTCCTCAAAAGGGAGAATTTTTGCGCCAGTGGCGGAGAAGCTCGCTTTGTTATCAGTGAGGGGATGGTTCTGGTTAACGATCAGATTGAACTGCGTAAACGAAAAAAAATTTACCCTGGCGACCTGGTATCTTTTCAAGGAGAAAGCCTGCGGGTCGTTGCGCGATGA
- a CDS encoding DUF4911 domain-containing protein yields the protein MAAVVECYLLIRPEKISWLRFIFEGYDGLAIVSTLAAKQGLVRIQTLDCRFAETMRLVEALAPTLTPYPSRCLETVPSTSGNYE from the coding sequence ATGGCTGCTGTCGTTGAATGTTATCTGCTGATTCGTCCTGAAAAAATCAGCTGGCTTCGTTTTATTTTTGAAGGATACGATGGACTGGCCATTGTCTCAACTCTTGCCGCAAAACAGGGTTTGGTGCGTATCCAGACCCTGGATTGCCGCTTTGCCGAAACAATGCGCTTGGTGGAAGCCCTTGCGCCCACTCTGACCCCCTACCCTTCACGGTGCCTGGAAACAGTACCATCGACCTCAGGAAATTATGAGTAA